GGCTTCGACTCATCCCTTTCAATAGCGGCATCCGCAGATGTCGATGGGCTATTGCTTGAATTCACAGCAAATCCACCACCAAAACGTTCCATATTACGACGTTTGGCGCTAAAAAAGTAGTTAATGTTTAAATTTCTAATAATTATATTTGGTAATTCCTATACTAACGCGTCTTGATGTGCTCCATTTTCCTCATTCGCTCTTTTATTAGCACCCACATTGTTACCGCCCTCATTGTCGTTTCGTCGTCCGCCACCGGTAGCCATATTCTTGAAATAACCGAAAAGGGAAAACACTGGCGAAAATATGGTCATAAATAAAGATGTAAAAATATTCAAAAGACCTCCAGAACGTGCTATAATTGCTGCTGGACTTTTGCTCTCTTTGCCTATAACTAGTATTACAGCACTGGGAAATAGATTCAACTCGGCAATGGTTTCAGCATCATGTTCGACATCTAGCTCACGTTTTGGATATGTTGTAGCTAAAGTGAAGTCTTTTATACCGGTGCCGGGGAGCAAGTCTACACGCACATACTCTCGTATTTTGCAAAGGGTATCTTTGCAATTAAAAACGTGTGTCGCAGTATTACCATTTGCAAAACGAAATTGTATTCGTGTACTGTCGGGTGCCGGCCCTAGTGGAGGGGATATAACTGCGCCAGCAACATCACTATTCACGGCTGCGTCGGCATTTTTGGTGGCTGTATTATCTCCAGATACCGTTGGGAACTTTTGTGCACGTTCAGCACGATCGGCCGCTATTTGAGCTCTTATCCTTTCACGTGTTGCAATTTCTTCGAGCTTCTCGCGTCGTAAGTTTTCCTTcaaagtaaagaaaaataaaaatttgtgttaTACTAATTTTGagattatgtacatatatcatatGGGTTTTGCTCTTCAGACCAATAATATGTACTTCTGGTACTTCAAAAACGCCCTGCCTCAAAAAACTTTTACAGAACGCCCTATTTCAGTATTTGTTTCAAAACTACCTATCACACAATTGTGTTGAATACCGatttatctcagaatttgtttcaaaatctCGCTGTCTGAGCACAAATTTAGTAATTTAGACGATAAGCGTTTTTATAGCAAATTCTTAGATAGGACGTTGTTCAACCTGATTCTTAGTCAGTCAGtgcattttcaaaagttttcgttATCGAAACGCCAGGCGTGATACGTTGATTTTCCACGCAGTAGTCTATTCAAGCTTGATCTGCTAAGTTGACATAAAGATTATttaacattttaacagctaataAAAGTGTAGAGCTAATTACGAACGCCCGCCCTCTGTGTCGTAGTATCTTTTATTTGTTTATCTCGCAAGTCGGATAAGATGCAAACACAGAAAGCTAAGTGAAATTAAAACATTCATTAGATTCCACAATCACGCCTCAAAAATCACTCAAATGTGAGTGCTGACTTTTCTAGAGGAGTTTCATTGTTTTAATTATAGAGACCATTTCGTGGTAAACTCACAGAGTAATTGAATACTCTATAAAAGGCGTATTGTATGAGCACAGAACAGCGAGAGGTCACTGTGAAATATTCAATTAACTCACTATCTATTTATATTCGTGTATACCTTCAAATCAATAAGTTCTTTCTCATGCTGCCACTTTTGCAAATTTTGCATTTCCTTTCCCTCGCGCCTGCGCCTCAACTCACGATTTTTTTCCATTTGTTTTTCCTCCTCAATGCGCTTCCTTCTCTGTTCTTCCATATTTTTCCTGGCCTCTTCAACGCGTAAGGTCGAATCTTTTTCAGGTTGCTCCTCTTCTACCGTTGCcgcttttacatttttattaatagTAGTAGTTTCATTTTCTGGATTTATCGCAGCTTCAGTTTTTTCATCTACAGACTCGGTCTTTGCATCTTTAGGTTTTTTATAACAAACATCACCTTCACAAACTACTTCATACTGGTCGTTCTCCTCAACATCAACAGTTTTATTTGTTGCACCTTCAGTGTTTGTTGTGGGTTCCTCTTTATACGCAGAAGCAGTCAGAACTGCATTTAATTCTTTTGTATTCTTGCTAGACGTTGCACTTTGAGTTTCCTTCTCGGCCTCAATCAGTGAAGCAGATGAAGATGATTCAGATGGCATACTGCGTCCAGACGCTAAGAGTACTTTGCTTATTTTATCTTCCAGCTCTTTCACAGAAGCAATAATGCCGGTTCCTATTTCGAGTGGTGTGCCAGTTTTGCCAATGAAGAATATCGATGGCACCGGTACCACTTGATCTAAAACGAGATATTGCTAGTTATATGTAAGCTACTAATATTCTGTAATCGTCAAACTTACAAATAGTTGCAAATTGCATATATGCTTGACTATCGCTTTCgatttttatcgctacaaaatcATCAGACTCCAATTTTTCGCGTATCCTTTGATCATTGACGAAGTTTGATAGTTTTTGTGTTGACTCATCTTTTCCTTTtggcatataaataaataaaaaataaaagcataATTAGAGATTGCATGTAAAATTGCCAGCCGGAATGACGtgttccgttttttttttcttttctttttcctatGGCTGAACATACCAACATACCTTCGACATAAACAACGAATATTGCGTTATTTGCTTTTGATTTGGCCACTGCCTCTGCGATGTTACCATTGAAccaattcattttattattttttacacttttcgggCTTTTTATTTGTggagtttttatttatatataaaactgAAATTTTGCTTTTTAATATCCTCgaagaaaagtaaaatattgaaaaagaagAGCAGTCAACTGATTAGGAGAAATTGAGTTGCTGtcctaaatatatttatttgaagtaGAACTTGGCAGCACTAACGAAGTTAAGAACATAGCGGAATCATACAAGGTGGGAGCACGGTGACATACAAAGTTTGTAGTACGAACATAAATAAAGCTTACATGTACTTTGTTTGTGTAAATCGGCTACGCCGGaaattgatgtatcaaatcaaattaaaaaagtacaaatccaTTGTGAATCAAAATGTGTAAGTGTGATAttttctgcatagacgtcaaaattccaaagtgattggatcacctgatttgtaattgactatcgctgtctcattctgaaTCTCTTTTGTAAAGATAGCAAATTGTAAACGTATTGTAAACATATGGTAGCTCTACTTacataacaaaaactaaatattagggggactcatgtaaccttaagccggagacattggtgctttatcggtaaccgaatcggtaaccttataacagctgattcgaccaatcttatgagaatcaatgcaatcgattattggtgccgctaaagtcgtaaccgtatcgtagccaaccaattgggttttggtttaccgtcgtaacgataaacagctgattacgttagggatacggatacagcgatacgacatacggcaccaatgactccagttTTAacctggagacattggtgctttatcggtaaccgtatcgataACCTTTTAAcaactgattcgaccaaccttatgagaatcaatgcaatcgattattggtgccgctaaagtcgtaaccgtatcgtagccaaccaattgggttttggtttaccgtcgtaacgataaaccgctgattacgttagggatacggatacagcgatacgacatacggcaccaatgactctagctttaagctggagacattggtgctttatcggtaaccttataacagctgattcgaccaatattatgagaatcaatgcaatcgattattggtgccgctaaagtcgtaaccgtatcgtagccaaccaattgggttttggtttaccgtcgtaacgataaacagctgattacgttagggatacgacatacggcaccaatgactctcgCTTTATAAATGCgctataaagtgtgtaaacgtataaatttatctagtgcgtaaacgagctgtcaaattttatataaaaaatcatttacacaatttgtataaatttacgcgcacatttaattgtgtaaacgcggtaaactcaaaggaatgcagccttgcagacattacagcaggcattttcatcagaaatctccaacatcagcaagtaaaggcgttttagttttgatttttcacttaatcttggcattttttaatttgtaaaccaatcaaaaaaattttgtttggcaataatacagctgataaacaatcaagtttatcaagagtattactaggtgcgttcatataacagcgtgtttaatggatataattttacaccttataagtttatatgctttcatgagtccccctattgtatatatgaattatttataattaaatattatctgaacataaacgacgcgtttcattcatggaaaaagcgatttgacagaaggtaaccgatacgggtaaccgataggccagttacccttgttgttgttgttgcatatgttttggttagcgataacgaaaacataactgatgaagtaacttaaaaatgtaaataacattgagcgagaaggaatgtcgaaaacacaataggtaagagcgagaaagcgagtcacacgtacactattttgagagagcgcatgcgttacctttttcacgacagcaatgtaaaagtcttaatagacgataattggtgaacaagttattggtgacgattaagtaattgattaggtaacgggtacctgtcttgtagggttgtaattttgaaatttgtcgcttagttgacacactggtTAAACATTCTAAgcattgtaaatcttaccaagtagcgcaactaacagctgatcggtgaaaattcgcacattcacacgcacagttctcgactaaGTTTCAAAAAacaactttagattatttagctcaaattctaaagtgagataatccttacgaatttatgtatatagaatatataagacgttttgttattaaaacaataattttatttatattaaagcttttatgatttttgttggctttgaaaaaactccgaacaccattcctacttgttgtagcagagcttcgctccacctaatagctgcgaccgatcacaaattgtcatcaatatcctctaacgggagtccaagaaacttGCCgtatcaacaggggtggaccgtaatgaaaggggttttagaggcgttggttccacattacaattaaagagatggttggtgtcatgtggggacacattgcaagcggggcatacattttgtatgtcggggttgattctggatatgtaggagtttaacctgttacagtatccagaacaaagttgggccagagtgactcgcgtttccctggggagtatgcgtttctcttccgcaagttttcagtactggattcaccgggcaattcctggcataaaggtccgacgcctgtttgtggagttcaccaaggacctgcttgtgtatttttgcttcatacggctgagttctcgggtgccgtatttcttcaaaatgcttacggagatgactccttaagtccctaggcggtgttggctaatCAATCAGAACACCGTaccttcattatatgtcatttGACTACTTATTTCACTGCCTTCCGCTCTATTTGCagcataacctctatttaagctgccaaactaaacaaaaattaaacatttaattTATGTCAAAGGAGGTAAGCAAATAATCGGTTCAATTTTTGatatggttgttgtattttttcaGATTTGTTGGACACACACACACTGATGCAGAAAGGGGTTCTGCGCCGATATAATCATGATCCCCAAACCGGCGTTGGATCCTCCCAAGGTTAATTTTTAACTCAGAAAGGTGTACTAAGCAAAAAACAATGGATTGGGCTCACGAATATGGATCCTGTACGgttattttatgatttttttgttaaaatctttcgacagaaataaaatttttgaattccgctttcggattttaaaaattgtagaaCCTCGTATTTTGATATCCCttttataaaaattaggtggtgcaccgtcttgtaaaacgttaccctggAAATGA
The Eurosta solidaginis isolate ZX-2024a chromosome 5, ASM4086904v1, whole genome shotgun sequence DNA segment above includes these coding regions:
- the LOC137233474 gene encoding UBX domain-containing protein 4, producing MNWFNGNIAEAVAKSKANNAIFVVYVEGKDESTQKLSNFVNDQRIREKLESDDFVAIKIESDSQAYMQFATIYQVVPVPSIFFIGKTGTPLEIGTGIIASVKELEDKISKVLLASGRSMPSESSSSASLIEAEKETQSATSSKNTKELNAVLTASAYKEEPTTNTEGATNKTVDVEENDQYEVVCEGDVCYKKPKDAKTESVDEKTEAAINPENETTTINKNVKAATVEEEQPEKDSTLRVEEARKNMEEQRRKRIEEEKQMEKNRELRRRREGKEMQNLQKWQHEKELIDLKENLRREKLEEIATRERIRAQIAADRAERAQKFPTVSGDNTATKNADAAVNSDVAGAVISPPLGPAPDSTRIQFRFANGNTATHVFNCKDTLCKIREYVRVDLLPGTGIKDFTLATTYPKRELDVEHDAETIAELNLFPSAVILVIGKESKSPAAIIARSGGLLNIFTSLFMTIFSPVFSLFGYFKNMATGGGRRNDNEGGNNVGANKRANEENGAHQDAAKRRNMERFGGGFAVNSSNSPSTSADAAIERDESKPYRRYGSSNVHRLTDHKDSDDENATWNGNSTQQQ